One genomic window of Papaver somniferum cultivar HN1 unplaced genomic scaffold, ASM357369v1 unplaced-scaffold_150, whole genome shotgun sequence includes the following:
- the LOC113335895 gene encoding Werner Syndrome-like exonuclease, producing MTIQQVSIRTLPNLYPDTQDVYSVTVNGAPINTVVTKDAATVDHWIEQIYSDYKETLEDCAKKDSTKRFLVALDVEWKPAAFASKYDYPPVAILKLCVGGDRCLIFQILRSFQFPKSLHRFLDDDNLRFVGVGIEDVAFRLENEFNLCVKRAVDLRDLVAEKYPRMEDEFIQILDLMELAKVVFRFREIERPKDVSLSNWNQKYLTREQIMYAVVDPYVSSRIGDQLGYVCGPYDGSVTILD from the coding sequence ATGACAATCCAGCAAGTTTCCATCCGTACTCTTCCAAACTTGTACCCAGACACACAAGATGTTTACTCTGTAACCGTTAATGGTGCTCCAATCAACACGGTTGTAACCAAAGATGCTGCAACAGTTGATCACTGGATTGAGCAGATTTACAGTGATTACAAAGAAACATTAGAAGATTGTGCCAAAAAAGATTCTACAAAACGTTTCCTTGTTGCTCTTGATGTGGAATGGAAACCTGCTGCTTTTGCTTCCAAGTATGATTATCCTCCGGTAGCAATATTAAAACTCTGTGTTGGTGGTGATAGATGTTTGATTTTTCAGATCTTGCGGTCTTTTCAATTCCCTAAATCTCTTCATAGGTTTCTTGATGATGACAATCTCAGATTTGTTGGAGTTGGAATCGAAGATGTTGCGTTTAGACTTGAGAATGAGTTTAATCTTTGTGTTAAGAGAGCTGTTGATCTTAGGGATTTGGTTGCTGAAAAGTATCCTCGTATGGAGGACGAATTTATTCAGATTCTTGATTTGATGGAATTGGCTAAAGTGGTTTTTCGTTTTAGAGAAATTGAAAGACCTAAAGATGTTAGTCTGAGTAATTGGAATCAGAAATACCTTACTCGAGAACAGATTATGTATGCTGTCGTTGATCCATATGTTTCTTCCAGGATCGGTGATCAACTCGGTTACGTTTGTGGACCTTATGATGGCAGTGTCACTATTTTGGATTGA